A window from Acropora palmata chromosome 14, jaAcrPala1.3, whole genome shotgun sequence encodes these proteins:
- the LOC141865371 gene encoding extracellular calcium-sensing receptor-like — protein MKRKVVAICVFFVLVIKACARNSTNGRLYKQGDVILGGLFPLHLAKENGSCSTLRSNVLMYAEAMVFAIEEINKNGTVLPNITLGYDIRDTCGTDQLGVQIASDFVFKNTLRFDSRFQVANTCHARVTSGKQAPILAIIGGLDSRVSVNVANVVQVVDLPQISYGASSAELAKSEFKSFFRTVPVDSFQSRAITELVSHYKWTCVAVVGVDDLYGRSGVNAFVKAANETSICIAMHQLFPVLESDVIIEQIVTRLKSMHHVQIIVLYSLVPQATKLFDEARRQGLTDKTWIASDGWAESSLIHEARFKSIIQGAFGFGFHASDFDDFKQHVINITPRMNKGQWWDEFWKNDFNCLRANVSSSLLKSCSGSERISSERYDIDFSQGVAPYVRDAVYSVAYGLKALLRNCNEHMQLCSERLQPGDLLSSLETLSFEGLTGHIDFENGEAQAVYDIYNYQEAPDDAFTLVKIGVWNAGKTPKLSLQDDLVEWQNHVKPLSRCGENCKAGTYKSTPNLCSWECIPCDIDTVSDKMDSFGCTRCLPGYISNHDNSKCEEVPIQFINWTDPWGISLGVLTITCLLSVLVVMVITIRHYRTPIIQETGGFLNIALLVFVALSFSFNFLHLSELSDAICRSMPTVFYFIYPGGALTQFIKIYRIRNLVQPPTTPTSKSRHKLVICTSTALCLVPVFLSLIWVLTDPPQFQRYVVSRLEVEAICLPYTATTGLVLRYLCAAYLGVILIADVCIAYRTKNLPHGHKFDEAKHLAFSLTVFLLTFATFYPGWAVLQGPSLTIFACLTNTVAATGTLACNFAPKLWLIFRFSRHNTENYVRPAPFVVRKERSSTQLSIGGVAIALGTGTRLHSPAASSRGSPGVSPVATSKRSSPKAALIGSHKQGKTYL, from the coding sequence ATGAAACGGAAAGTGGTAGCCATCTGCGTTTTTTTCGTCCTTGTCATCAAAGCTTGTGCAAGAAATTCAACAAACGGAAGGCTTTACAAGCAAGGTGATGTTATTCTCGGAGGTTTATTCCCACTTCATCTTGCGAAAGAGAACGGGTCGTGCTCCACTCTTCGTTCCAATGTTCTTATGTACGCAGAAGCTATGGTTTTTGCTATCGAAGAGATAAACAAAAACGGCACTGTTTTGCCCAACATAACTCTTGGATACGACATCCGCGACACTTGCGGAACTGACCAACTCGGAGTTCAGATTGCATCCGATTTTGTCTTTAAAAACACTTTGCGCTTTGACTCTCGATTCCAAGTCGCAAATACGTGTCATGCTCGTGTCACATCAGGGAAGCAAGCGCCAATATTAGCAATAATTGGTGGGCTTGATTCTAGAGTATCGGTTAACGTAGCAAACGTTGTCCAAGTTGTGGATCTCCCGCAAATTAGTTACGGAGCGTCGAGCGCTGAACTGGCAAAGTCGGAATTTAAGTCCTTTTTTCGAACGGTTCCGGTGGATAGTTTTCAGTCGCGTGCCATTACAGAATTAGTGAGCCATTACAAGTGGACatgtgttgctgttgttggcGTCGACGACCTTTATGGTCGAAGCGGAGTCAATGCGTTCGTGAAGGCGGCGAACGAGACTTCAATTTGCATTGCAATGCATCAGCTATTTCCAGTGCTGGAATCAGATGTTATTATTGAGCAAATTGTGACCAGACTGAAGAGTATGCACCATGTTCAGATAATTGTGTTATATAGCCTCGTGCCACAGGCGACTAAGTTATTCGACGAGGCCCGTCGTCAAGGATTGACAGATAAAACATGGATTGCAAGCGATGGCTGGGCAGAGTCTTCATTGATTCATGAGGCGCGATTTAAATCGATCATTCAGGGGGCTTTTGGGTTTGGCTTTCACGCGTCTGATTTCGATGATTTTAAACAGCACGTTATTAATATAACTCCTCGCATGAACAAAGGTCAGTGGTGGGATGAATTTTGGAAGAATGACTTTAATTGTTTACGGGCGAATGTTTCAAGTTCGTTATTGAAGTCTTGCTCTGGTTCAGAAAGAATTTCATCAGAGAGATATGACATAGATTTCAGCCAAGGTGTTGCGCCTTATGTTAGAGATGCAGTGTATTCTGTCGCCTATGGATTGAAAGCGTTACTTAGGAACTGTAATGAACACATGCAGTTATGTTCGGAACGACTTCAACCCGGAGACTTGCTTTCAAGTCTTGAGACTCTTTCATTTGAAGGACTCACCGGTCACATTGACTTTGAAAACGGTGAGGCTCAAGCAGTCTATGACATTTATAACTACCAGGAAGCGCCAGATGATGCATTCACTCTCGTTAAGATAGGAGTTTGGAACGCTGGCAAAACGCCAAAATTGAGCCTCCAAGATGATCTTGTGGAATGGCAAAACCATGTTAAACCTTTATCTCGGTGTGGAGAAAATTGTAAAGCTGGAACATACAAAAGTACCCCAAACCTGTGTTCATGGGAATGCATTCCCTGTGACATTGATACTGTCAGCGATAAGATGGACAGCTTTGGATGTACCCGCTGTCTTCCAGGCTATATATCGAACCACGATAACTCCAAATGCGAGGAGGTTCCCATTCAATTCATCAACTGGACAGATCCCTGGGGAATTTCCCTGGGCGTACTTACAATCACATGTTTACTTTCCGTTTTGGTTGTCATGGTGATAACCATTCGTCATTATAGGACACCTATTATTCAAGAGACTGGGGGATTTCTGAATATTGCACTATTGGTTTTCGTAGCTTTGTCCTTCagctttaattttcttcacCTCAGCGAGCTATCGGATGCAATATGCCGTTCAATGCCAACTGTATTCTACTTCATCTACCCCGGTGGGGCACTTACacaatttatcaaaatttacCGAATCCGTAATTTAGTTCAACCACCAACCACTCCCACGTCGAAATCGAGACATAAGCTTGTGATCTGTACTTCAACCGCTTTGTGTCTCGTGCCAGTTTTCTTGTCGCTTATCTGGGTGTTGACAGACCCTCCGCAATTTCAAAGGTACGTTGTATCGAGGTTGGAAGTCGAAGCTATATGTTTGCCTTACACTGCAACAACTGGGCTCGTTTTGCGATATCTCTGCGCAGCTTATTTGGGTGTTATTTTAATCGCCGATGTCTGCATTGCATACAGAACCAAAAATCTTCCTCACGGGCACAAGTTCGATGAAGCTAAACACTTAGCTTTCTCACTGACAGTTTTCTTACTGACGTTCGCCACATTTTATCCAGGATGGGCGGTTTTGCAAGGGCCAAGTTTAACGATATTCGCATGTTTAACCAACACAGTCGCCGCTACGGGTACTTTAGCTTGCAATTTCGCTCCGAAGCTTTGGCTTATTTTTCGCTTTTCAAGGCACAACACAGAGAATTACGTTCGACCAGCCCCATTCGTAGTTCGAAAAGAGAGGTCATCAACTCAGCTTTCTATTGGAGGCGTTGCTATCGCGTTAGGAACCGGTACTAGGCTCCATTCTCCGGCTGCTTCAAGTCGAGGTTCTCCTGGTGTATCTCCAGTCGCCACTTCTAAAAGAAGTTCTCCTAAAGCTGCTCTTATTGGTTCTCATAAACAAGGTAAAACATATTTGTAA